Within the Desulfovibrio sp. genome, the region CGGAAAACTTGTTGGAAATCTCTATGTTGTGGAGCTTGATGATAAAAAGGAAAGCAAGAACGACAGTGCGCCCGTTCATGCCTCCGCCAGGGCATCTTTATAATGAAAGTGGCCTATGTCGCACGATTATCTGAGACGGGCAATTCTTCCACAAGCAATCCCTTATCCGTCACGGCCACAGGGCGAACAGCCAGCAAGCCAGCGCGGGGCTGCCTGCCATACGAAGGGTGCGCGAGTTCATTCATTGTCTGTGGCGTACGGGGCATAAAGCAGGTCGCGTAGTATTCATTGACGCCCTTGAGGGGCTTTGCAGCCCCGCCTCTGGCCCTGTTCAGGTCAGGGCCCGCAACATTCGCAACGTCAGCCATATTCGCAACATCAGCAACATTCGCAACATCCGCAACGTCCGCAGCCAGCAACATGTGTGGGATCTGTAACTGTGCCTCAAGAAAGGCGCGTTGCTTTTGCGCGACGGCTTGGCGAATTCTGGCCGCTCGCTCCAGCTTGAGCGCCTGGGGCACCTGCTTGTCAAAGCGTTCTGCAGCAGTGCCAGGACGGCGTGAATAGGGGAATACATGGGCGTAGGTCAGGGGCAGGCGCTCAATAAGCGCCAGCAGTTCCTGCACGTCCTCTTCGGTTTCACCGGGAAATCCGGCGATAATATCCGCGCCCAGCCCCATGACAGGCCAATGCGCGCTAAGTGAAGTTACGGCTTTTTCCAGCATGGCGGCGCTGTAATGCCCGCGGCCCATGCGTTTGAGCACCCTCTGACTGCCGTGCTGCAAAGAAATATGCAGGTGCGGGCAAAGCAGGCCACAGCCGAGCAGGGTGTCCAGCCCGCGTTCGTTAAGCTGCCCCGGCTCCAGGGAGCTGATACGAAAACGCGCCTGACCGGCAAAGTCGGGCGAAAGCGCTGCGTCCAGCGTGCGCAAAAGATTCCAGAAGTCCCCCAGGTGATCGTTGCCACGGCCATACTGTCCAAGATTGATGCCGGAAATCATGACTTCAACATGTCCGGCTTCAAGCAGTCGCCGGGCTTCGGCAACAATATCTTCAAGCGGGCGGCTGTGGGGGCGACCGCGCGTCAGGGGGACGATACAGTAGGTGCATCGGTGGGCACAGCCGTCCTGTACCTTGAGCACGGGACGCGCGCGTTTGAAGGTGGAAATGGCAAATGGCGGAAATGCCTCAGGCTGTGCAGGCCTGCTGTCCACGTTCACAGTGACGGGGGCAGGATCTGCAATCGCTCCGGCGGTCTTGGTATCCGCTTCTGGGGGGGAGATTTGCGTTGGGTGCTCCGCAGGCGGCGTCAGGCTGTGCAGCCCGGCAGGAGCGGTAACCCACGGCCCCTGCAGCAGGACATCTTTATGCTCCTGCGCGATGAGAAGGTCAGGGGCCGCCCATGTCGCGCCGGGGCGCGGCTTGTAATCGGCAAACAGTCGCGCCGCACAACCCGTAAGAATGAGGTGGGCCTTCGGGGCTTCGCGCCGCAGACGAAAAACGGCATTGCGGGCGTCTCTCTCACCCTTGGATGTGATGGCGCAACTGTTGACGCAGACAACGTCAGCCCCGACCGGGGTGGAGCATTCCACGCCGCCAAGTTTTTGCCATGCTTCACGCAGGGCCTGGGTTTCGTACTGGTTGACCTTGCAGCCGAACGTGACCAAAAAAAATTTCCAGGTAAGCATGGCGCAGATGTACGCAAAAGCGCTTGCCTTGACAAGCGTGGCGCGAGTAGGTTGTGGGCATGACACGTACTGTAATGCAAACCCTGGTCTTTTTTTTGTGCCTGAGCCTGCCTTTGCTTGAAGCTTCGCCTGTTGCCGCTGCCGAGGGCACTGGGAGTCCCGGCCATTATTCCACTCCGCCCGATGACAGTGCCGCCGCAACACCCGAGGTTGTCGCGCCTGCGTTTGGCAGCCGCGCACTGTGCGACAGTGGCCCTGCCCCGAAAACAGAAACGCCGGATGAACTGGAAAATCTGGACGCGAACGCTCGCCTGGACATTCAGTGTCTGAAGGCATCGTATCCACAGATTACCGGGCTGGTCGCCGATGACGAAGGCCTGTGGCTTCTGGTGGGGGACAAGGGGCGAGTTCTTTACTCCCGGCACGGTTCCCCGAAGGATATGAACATCGGGCCGGAAACGGCTGATGGCTGGGTAGTGGATGTGCGCGCCAGCATGGCGGACCCGTACCCCCTTGACCCCAATCGCCCGGACACTCCCCTTGGCGTATCGCCAGGCAGAAAGCGCTCGTATGATCTCTTGGCTGCCCTCTATGGGAGCACGCCCGCGCAGGTGGGCAAGCAGCTTGCACCAGTAAAACTTCTGGGGCAGCCCCTGCGTCTTTCAGCCCCGGCGGGCAAGGCTCTGGCTGCGGCGGATCCTGCATTAGCTGAAGCTGTACGTATCGACCCACAGTTGAAGGCTTTTCTTAAAATGGATGGCGGCTTTATGTGGCGGCGCATAGCGGGAGAGTCGCGTCTAAGCCCGCATGCGTATGGCATCGCGGTGGATTTGAGTTCGCGTATCGCTCCTTACTGGCGTTGGAGCAAGCTGCACCCGCATCCTCTTCAGTTCAGCTATCCTTCAGCCATTGTCAGCCTCATGGAGGATGCGGGATTCATCTGGGGCGGCAAATGGCACGAGTACGACATCATGCATTTTGAGTATCGGCCTGAAATTATCTGCAAGGCCAGGGCCGTGCGCGACAGGGCGGTTCAATGAGGTAGCTTTGCCGATGTGCGAGCACGGCGCGCATGTCTTGCAGGCGCATATGCAACCCCCGGCATGCTGTTGTCCTTCCAGATCGACTGGGGGCAGGCAGCATGCCGGGGGTTTGGCTTTGGGCGCGGCCTCAACGCAAAGCGGCGGGGCGTGCCTGTAGATCAAATGTCTGCCGGTACCAGCAGTATCCGGCAGGGGGCATGGTCACAGAGCGCGGCAATATTGCCGCGAATCCGCTCAAGCCCACGTTGCAGGGGGTTGGAGGCTACAAGAAGGTCATAGCCTTTTTCCATTTCGTGCCGAGCCTCGTCCACCACATTGCCGGCCTTGGTGATGCACTGGATTTCCATCTCTTCGCCAGCGAGGTTTCTTAAGCGGTAAAAGGCTTTTACCGAGCTTCTTTCTTCTTCCTGCTGCACATAGTCGATAAAATCGGCCCGCGAGCCACTGCCAGAAAGCCAGTCATGCCCGACATAGTCGTTCCAGGTCGCGTCCAGCACAAAAAGGGCGGTCAACCGGGCGGAACTTGCCTTTGCAATACGCACGGCTTCAACTGCGGCGGGGCTGTCCTCATCAAGAAGCAGCAGGATGTTTTGAGGGGTTGCTGTCAGCATTAAGGTAACGTGCCTTTTTCATGGTCCAGTACGATGATGGTATCTTTGCCTTTTTTAACCGCTGAGCCAGGCTTGCCCGGCACCTCAAGCACCTTGCCATTGGCTTTAATGCTCACGTCGCGGGTGACCACTTTTTCTTCCATCACGTTGTCTTTCCATTTTTTTTCAACAACTTCGAGGGTGTATATGGTATCTCCCTTTTTGACCTGAGCGCCTTTTTCTACCGCAATGGAAATGAGCTTTCCATCCTGACTGGCTTTCACTTTCACCGTGGGCACAATAAAGGCCATGTAGCCAAGGACGAAAAGTACTACAAGTCCGGCGAAAATGATGGAAGCGACATCTTCATGCCGGTCATTTTTAAAGACTGTCATTTTCTGCTTTTCGTTACTCATTGTATGTTCCTTTGACTAGAATGCGCCGGTTTTGGGCATGAACAACAAAATAACGACAAGTGCCAACACATATTTTGCCATACCCGCTGTCAGGCCAAGGCGCAAAGGCTTGCCGCCAGCGGCCTTGATTTCGCGAAAATCGATGTACGCTCCCTGTCCCACAAGGCCGATACCGAATATCCACTGCATGCAGTCACGCAGAAAATGCAGCGTCTCAGACCCTTCAGCACCGAGCATTCCCAAGGAAGACAGGGCAGTCATACCGAAAAAGCCCAGAACGAAGATGGGGAACTTGGAGATGAGGATTTCTTTGAGGCTGATGTGCTCGGCCTCGCCTTCGCCCTTCCAGTACCAGACGGTGATGGCAAACACCACGAAGGGGATGCTGATGACGCGTACCACGTTCCACACTTCGCCGTAGGCAAC harbors:
- a CDS encoding MiaB/RimO family radical SAM methylthiotransferase gives rise to the protein MLTWKFFLVTFGCKVNQYETQALREAWQKLGGVECSTPVGADVVCVNSCAITSKGERDARNAVFRLRREAPKAHLILTGCAARLFADYKPRPGATWAAPDLLIAQEHKDVLLQGPWVTAPAGLHSLTPPAEHPTQISPPEADTKTAGAIADPAPVTVNVDSRPAQPEAFPPFAISTFKRARPVLKVQDGCAHRCTYCIVPLTRGRPHSRPLEDIVAEARRLLEAGHVEVMISGINLGQYGRGNDHLGDFWNLLRTLDAALSPDFAGQARFRISSLEPGQLNERGLDTLLGCGLLCPHLHISLQHGSQRVLKRMGRGHYSAAMLEKAVTSLSAHWPVMGLGADIIAGFPGETEEDVQELLALIERLPLTYAHVFPYSRRPGTAAERFDKQVPQALKLERAARIRQAVAQKQRAFLEAQLQIPHMLLAADVADVANVADVANMADVANVAGPDLNRARGGAAKPLKGVNEYYATCFMPRTPQTMNELAHPSYGRQPRAGLLAVRPVAVTDKGLLVEELPVSDNRAT
- a CDS encoding M15 family metallopeptidase; the encoded protein is MTRTVMQTLVFFLCLSLPLLEASPVAAAEGTGSPGHYSTPPDDSAAATPEVVAPAFGSRALCDSGPAPKTETPDELENLDANARLDIQCLKASYPQITGLVADDEGLWLLVGDKGRVLYSRHGSPKDMNIGPETADGWVVDVRASMADPYPLDPNRPDTPLGVSPGRKRSYDLLAALYGSTPAQVGKQLAPVKLLGQPLRLSAPAGKALAAADPALAEAVRIDPQLKAFLKMDGGFMWRRIAGESRLSPHAYGIAVDLSSRIAPYWRWSKLHPHPLQFSYPSAIVSLMEDAGFIWGGKWHEYDIMHFEYRPEIICKARAVRDRAVQ
- a CDS encoding universal stress protein; this encodes MLTATPQNILLLLDEDSPAAVEAVRIAKASSARLTALFVLDATWNDYVGHDWLSGSGSRADFIDYVQQEEERSSVKAFYRLRNLAGEEMEIQCITKAGNVVDEARHEMEKGYDLLVASNPLQRGLERIRGNIAALCDHAPCRILLVPADI
- a CDS encoding biotin/lipoyl-binding protein, with the translated sequence MSNEKQKMTVFKNDRHEDVASIIFAGLVVLFVLGYMAFIVPTVKVKASQDGKLISIAVEKGAQVKKGDTIYTLEVVEKKWKDNVMEEKVVTRDVSIKANGKVLEVPGKPGSAVKKGKDTIIVLDHEKGTLP